ACATACGCAAAGAGCCACAGCAGGGGACGAGGAGACGAAAGGGAAAGAGAGAAGGTGCTGAGCTTTGACCTCTTCGTGCAGGCTTGTATAAGCCTGAAGAGGATGACGGATGTGTTTAAGAAGTACGATACGGATCGGGATGGGTATATCACCCTGAGTTTTGAGGAGTAAGTGGAACTGCCGCAGGCATGGAATTGGATGCTTTACTGACTGATTGGTGTTACAGGTTCTTGACAGGTGCGCAAAGCCTCTTTCTATTCAACTCGATTTCCGCGCAGACGGATACTGGGTTGTATTGATCTGTCGAACCGAGGCTAACGCATGGAGAAGAAATATTGAAGCAAAAGTGAGCTCGGCTCGGCTCCAGAACGACATTGCCATAGGATGGCTCGAACAGGGACTCGATCAGGATTATCGCAGTGTTAGACGATGATCTCGGAGTACAGCATATTGGGAATAGCAGGACTACAGACCAAAGCCTGAAGGGCTGGGCCGCGTCATCGCCTCTAAGCAGAGCACACCCCAGCAGATTGGGGAGTGATGTATGTGTTGCATGGGACGGAAGGAGGAATGGTGTGGCGCGGAGATACCCATATGAGTTTATGCAGCATAGTAGACTGGTGTGAAGCCACATGAATCCTTGTCTTCCCATTGAGTTCAGCATCTTGTGAAGTGATACCTATGTTTCGCGCTGATCTCGCGTTGTGGCCCGAGCTCAAACTTGAGCAGTCCAAATGTGGGAGTTGCGATCACGATCTGTAGACAACGACGGCCACGAAGATAACAAACATGGCAGACGAAGACTCACGGAAACACCTGCCAGGCATCGACACAGCACCAGACGTCTACGAAACAGGCAACGATGTAGACGACGACACTACGACCAGCACATTCCAAACATCGCAATCCGGCGCAGACAGTGCTGGGAGTGGCTCAGATACCACCGAGGAAGATGACGATGACTATGGTGTATCCAGAAGGAGACTGTTCCCGCAACGCGCGCGAAGCCGATTTGGCCAACGAAGCCGCAACGTGAGGACAGATGGAGTAGACTTGAGTGATCGTGTTGACGGGAAGAGGAAGGGGTACAGGGTGAGAAGGCGGCAGTATGATGACGACGACGGCGAAGATGAGAGCCTTGAAGCACGGATAGCCAGATTAAGGAGAGAGGTCGAGGAGTGTAAGGCACAGGCGGAGGAGGAGCGGAAGGCTGGCCAAGAAGAGGaggatgatgatgatgaagATGGAGAGAATGACACGACCAAAGAGGTAGACGCTCTGTCTCGCCTTCTAGCGGGTATCGACCTACCACCTACGAACTCTGCTGCGAAACGTGGTCACAGAAGGAAAAGCTCCGTCTTCCATGATGCACCCACGACATCTTCGCAATCCCAGCCCGAAGCACCTCCAGATGACCAGCCTCTCACACAGATCACGACTTTTGATAGCAGACTAGCAGCTCTCGAATCAGCACTCGGCGTCTCGAGCATCCTCGACTCAACCACCGAAACTTCGACGCTCTCCACACCGCTCTTACCATCTCTCACACTCCTCGACCAACAGCTCTCAAGCCTCACTACCGCAACTTCCCTATCCGCCCTCGAAGCAGCCACATCCAAGATCCAGAGCCTCAAGGCTCAAGCCGACAATCTCTCATCACTCTCAGCCGAAGGCGTAGAAGAAGAAGGCGCGTCCACAACGCTGACACCATCGGACCTGGAGAAGCTACAATcactatatactatcctcCCGACTTTACAATCACTATCGCCGACTGTGCCAGCTCTGATCATGAGGCTGAGGAGTCTGAATCATATTCACACAGCAGCGGCACAAGCGAGTGATGACCTGGAGGCCGTGGAGCAGAGGCAGGCAGAGATGGATCGTGAGTTGAAGATGTGGCGGGAGGGGTTGGAGAAGGTTGAGAAGGCTGTTGTGGATGGGTTGGAGAGTAATGGTAGAAATGGAGGCATGGTCAAGAAGTGGGTGGAGGAGTTGGAGGGAAGAGTGAAGACGCTCAGATGAGAGACGGGTATCGTACGCAACGGCAGTGTCGACTGAGGGTTCTCATGGAGCGGTCGGTTGCTCGTGTTACAGATTACTGGACGGTGTCGCTGCTACGACTGGACGCGAGATCGAACGACGCTTGTATCACTCTCCCATAAGCACTATCACAGACTCCAACATTGAAGATCTATACTCCAAACCCTACCCTGGGTCCATGGTCTTTCTCCCAATGCATCTAAATAGCGCCGTCACCAACAACGCACTATCTGGGCGCTGCAGTGCAATCCCGCGACTTAACCTTGGATCACGGGAAGCTCACACGGCAAACATGCACGTGTTCGCTGCAATCGGAAGTAGACATGTGTCAAATGTGTCAAGCTTTGGCACCAAGCCACACGTGGAGCTTGTTCTTGAGCTTATACCCACGTCTCGGAAGTGCTATATAAAGGATCGATGCGCAGGCACTAAGGTTTGGGTCGCTCGGTACCGCGTGCGGAACTCGGCTGAGAGTGAGAGCGATGGACTCGGTGTATGTGGTATGGACGAGCAATGCGCAACTAAGCAGGATTCGATGAAGCGCAATCGTTGCTTAACTGTAACACAACGCCAGTGTCGTTGGCGTTCTCCGCGTGTGTGGTCCCAAAATTTCGCTCGATCGCCATACACCGAGCTGGCCTAGCTGTAGATGCTACGCGACAATATGAGAAGCTGCGAGAGTTGGTCACTGGAGCCATTGCAGCGCAAGCTCCCTGTATTGCCGCGGCTGATCATAACTACTGGACCCACGCGATAGCCAGGTTTCATGCCAAACCCTTCCCGAACAATGCCACGATCGAAGTTGTGATCCTGGGAGCAGCGGGTTTGATTGACCATAAGCACCATGATAGATTGCCTATGTCACGACCGGCTGTCAAGAGACATACAAATCCTCAATTGCTGAGTGACGAAGTCACGAGCTACGCACCTTGGGCCCCATCATCCTCCACAATCAGCCCCAAGCCCCAGCCGCAGGCAAAGGGCTCTGGGCTGGATACGTTTGTCGATCCTTAAGCTATAAGTTCATCACCTCTCTAGAGTTTCTCCACAGCCATGCTGAAGCTAACAAGTAGCGCCGGACACTTTTGTCCGCACTGTGGGCATAGTGCATGCAATTGCACACGGTCGACAGACAAGCACGGCATGGATACATGCTTTGTCATGTAAGCGAAAGCCTACACTGCTGGCCCATGCTCTCTATTTTGGAACTTCGTAACTTACTTATACGAACCTGGACAAACACTAAACGGACTAGAGACACTTTCACGTCGATTCCTCCCTACAGTCGTATTGCGGTAGCGTCATCAGCAAAGGTCTCAACAGCCCGGTAGGTGGTGTCGATGGGGAGCAGTAAATTGCACAGCCCGTAATGTCATACATGCCGTCGTAGCCGATGACCAAATGCACAAGAGGCAGGATTCCCGAATACCGAGCGGTTTCCTGTTGTGCTTACTTTATGCGGCTTTGACTTGGCGCAAAATCCTATCGATCGTCAAACATATTGAACACTTCCGACAGCAACATACGCTACCAGTGGCAGCTGCAAAGCTACATCTTCAATCAAGTCGCCAGTTGGACCACTTTGTGCGCGAAGGAATCCGATGTCATCGAGCATAGCTACTGACCGGAAATACCTCTATGTATGCCCTGTCAGCCTTTCTGTCAGCCGTCGCACAAGCCCTTTGGTATGGGAATAGCACTTATCGAAAGCGAACAAAATCGCCCTGCCTAGGAAATACCGAGCGTTGAACTGTTCTAGATGTGCAAGAGGCCGGATCATTTCGGCGCATCATAGAGGACCACATGGCGGCCTCCATGCTCATGGGAGGCCACCATCATAACGGACACAAGCCTCGACGCCAATACTGTTGGCATTGCTTCCTATGTGTCTCCACGAGCTTAGACCTGTTAGTTGGAGCTTATTACAGTGACTCTGACGCAAATGAACCAGAAACGGTCAAGCCTTCGACACATGGCTGCACGAGGCATCCTCGAGAGATCTACACGCACAGCCGCAAGGGCACGTTGGTATCGCACATCTCCATGACTGGCTGCGCAGCTTCACCGAGCAACATTAAGCCAACATAAATGATGGTATGAAGGATGCAGCGTTGTTGCAATGCAGAGAATCGGCTTCAGTGACATCGAGGGGAAGAGGTCAAGAGGTCAACACAGCGACGACGATGGGGTATATAAATCCCGTTGTGCTCCTCGAGATTGGGACTCATCATCCAACAATAACCAATTCAATCAACACAACAACCAGAACAACCACCAACCAAACCAAGTCAATCAACATGTACGCCCTCAACATCATCGCCGCCTCCTTCGCCATCGTCGGCGCCATGGCCAACAGCATCCCAAGCCAAATGGGCGTCGAAGTCATCCGCGAGAACGGCAACGTCCTCGTCCGTGAGGTCGTACGTCTTCCCCCGATCCCCTCTTCCAAACCACCACAACCTCTAACGAGCATCACAGGCACACCCACTCAGCAAGCGCGCTTGCACCAACTGCGTCCACGTTGGTGGCCACTGCATCATCGGCGAGGGCAACTGCTACAGCACCGAGAACGCTCTCTGCACCGATTGCGGCGCCGCTGGCACGATCTGTGTTGACCGACAGGGCGGTAGCTGCAGTGCCCCATAAGTTACGAGGGCATGGAGGGAATGTATGCATGAATGATGGGATGAAGCGATGGCGACATGATGGAATGGGTCACAATCTTTGCTGTATTTtagagcttcaagctgcttTGGCTGCGGATCGATAGGGTCATTGATGAGATCAGTTTTGACATATTCTCGATGTCTTCGATCCCTGAACATACTCTAATGCTCTGCCCGACAGATATATCATGTTGGCCTCGGTAGTACTTCATCACGTGCAGCCCTGGTGAAGATCATGCCCAAGCTTTGCTCAGCAGTCTCGGCGATGCTTGTCCCGATCGCGGGACCACTTTCCCATCATCACTTCCTCCCACTCGTCCCACTGGCGAGATGCCGTCTCATCATGCATCGCAAGCGCCGCATCAAACACCACACCGCTGATACGAATGGACATATGACGCACCCCGAACGCCGACCACGTTTCGACTAACGCTCAAGTCGAGCGTGTGAGCCGTTGAAGCAGCAGCACGTTATCACTTCTTGATGAGATGTGGATGCCTTATCTGCGACCAGGCGCCGCATGGCAGCCCGTATGCAGACTGCAGCTGCAGTTCGCGGCTATGATCAGCGCCTGCTGCCAGGTACCTAGCAGGAACTTGCCTCTTCAGCCAGCTTGCGAACCAGACTGATCGCCGTGTGACGTGCCGTGGTATGGAGCATGACGTGGCAGCCATGTTCCTGTCAAGCGATAGCCTGGAGCGTACATGTATATGAGTACACGGTCGTCAAGGACCAGCATTCTCCCCTGCTTGAACAGGCACACCTAAGCAGTACCATATCATCACATCTTTCAACATGGCTAGCAAATCCAACTTCGTTCGTGGCGCGTTGAAGCGTAACCCAAACCACAAGCGTGATGGTCTGAGATCTTACGTCCATGCTATGAATAAATGGGGCTTTGGTTCAACCATCCAAGGTCCATACTGTCGCGTGAATCAGATTCATCAGCAAGGCCAACAGGCCGTGTTCAAACAGACTGGAAAGAGAGTCTAAGACGACTTTATTGCCCCGGCGCAGCCATCGCTGAAGAGAATATAGCGGCGGAAGAGCCCATGTAAAGGGCCATGTCTACAGATGCATCTGGTCAGACTGGCAACGTCCCTGTATGTACGTCTCATCGTTGTGGGAGGACATGTCACTGACCATGCATAGGCTGAGGACATTGAGAACAACGTCGAATATCTAGCGGTTTGACGGCGTATGAGTCACCTGTTCCATTCATCAAGCCTGGTGATCGAGTTCTGATCGATGGCGGCTCAGGCGGCGTGGGAACATTTGCGATTCAGTTCGCCAAGCTCGCTGGTGCGCATGTCACGACTACGTGCTCGGGGAGGAACGTGGAAGTGTGTAGAGGGCTTGAAGCAGATGTGTTGCTGAACTATACCAAAGCGCCATTTATCGCAACTGAAGAAGCAATCCGAATCCGCTGGACCTTTCAATCTCATTATCGACAACATCTGCAATGACTTCGATCTATACTGGAAGATGCACACCATAAGCAAACCAAAGGCGAAGTACATGATGGTGGGTTGGGGACCGTCGCTGAGCTGCATTGATTTCATCATGCAGGCAACCTTCACTCGGGGCTTTCTGGGTGGTGGACATCATCAGCTACAGGTCTTTGCTGCAGGCAACAAGACAGAAGAGCATGGCAAGATCGCGACTTGGATTGCGGAAGGCAAGGTCAAGCCTGTGATCGATTCGAAGTTCTTGATGGAAGATGCTGTGGACGCGTTCCGCAAGCTGAAGTCTGGCAGAGCAGGGGGGAAGATCGTTGTGGAGGTGGCAGAGAGGTGAGGGGGAGAGATGACTGGGTAGTCACGGGATAGCATTGCGTATGGGATATTTGGTAAGCAGACGCGAATGAACATTATGATTTTGAGAGGTTAAAGCTACTCGAGCCTGCTCGAGCGCTATTGCTGGTACTGACAACAAAAAGTACTAATGGCCATCGCTTCACGTCTGCGCTGGTTGCATGGATCTTCCTCTCAACACGTCCAAAGACTCTTGCAGAGCTGTCAATAGTGGCATGATACCAGAATATGCCTTGCCATGGGTATGCTCCATGTGTGCCATGGTGCTGACCGTATGTGCCAGCTGTTGCATGCCGTCAAGCTCATGGTCAATCATCGTGTGCAGCATTCGCATCTTCAGCTCCGCGGTGTCCAGATTATAGCCTTCAGCCTTGATGCCAGCGGTTGCCAAGCACGGATCATGATCGATTATCGCCAAGATGGCTTGAAGACAGACCGCGGCTTGTTGCAGCATCACAACAACATTCGTGAGGACTGCTTGCAAGCCATGTGTTGCGCAACCGTAGCAGTCTAATGAGGTCTGTCCCTTCTGTATCGCCGTGTGAATGACCTGTAGGACTTGATCAAAGTTTGTCCTCGGTAGGCTGACCTGGCATCGGAACAAGGCGGTAATGTCGTCGAGAAGCATTGAGCATTGGCATGGCAATGATATACCATTCGACTGCATCAACATACTGGGTGTGTTCGCAGCCGTGGAGATCTGCTGGACCCATCGGTGGTCGACGTTTGCATCTGCGCCGAAAGCCGGCATATCGGCAACGATCGAAGTGGGCCCGTTCATGAAGTCGATCGCGAAGCTTTGAATTGGCCAAGCGGATGTGCCAGCAGATTCGGACCAACTACTCTGTGGCAAAGCTGTCGGGGTGAAATATCCTTCATCACCTGAGCCAGCCTGTGGCCCTGATGGCTCATACGGAGAAGTAGTGCTGTGATTGGACTGAGACGTGTAGCCTGGTGAAGCATCGCACAGTAGATTGCCACATGGAGCAGCCGATGGCATACTGGAGGAGTGATAAAGCTCTGCAGAAGTGACAGAGACCACTTCAGCAGGCGAATCAATGATCTCTCGGTGTGATCTAGTGTTGGATATCGTGGGAATATGCTCGATGGCCCGTCCGAGGCCAGCTTCCAGTGATGGGACTGGTGGCGAGCCTTGATGTGGACCAGCAGACTGGCTGATAGATGCGCCGCAACTCTTCGCCTTTCGGTGGCCTTTGGGCTTTCCCACGGGTCTTCCGGTACTGTATGTACACGTTAAGCCTGCTACAGTGCAGCGGTTGCACACGGGCTTCTCTCCTGCACAGCCTGTCTTCCTCCTATAGCACTGGTCGCAAGCAGTAGAGGGCATGTTGAAACGAATGACCGTGTAAAGAAGTCTGGATTAAATGGGTTTGTCTGGACTGTGCAACACTGGACTGCAGTGTACTTATGACTCAATGTAAACACATCGCTGTGCAGAGCCTGACGCGATCTGGAGGTGGCTTTCCGAATCAGTGGACAGTGGAGAAGAATAGAACATTGCTACCCCTGCCGGCCATGTGCGCACGACCAGGACAGCGAGCAGTGCCTGATCGACAGCGAGGATGTTCGGGAACTCTGGTTCAGAACAACATCATTTTAGCCGAACGAGCTTTCAGGCTGATATGAATCGCAACGTAAGCAGAAGCGTATGGCGACCCGCGGACTTCTTGTTATGCTCGATTTCCAGCTTGGGAGGCGTTGCATCCACCATACAGCACAAACGCCTGAGGCATATGTCTCAAGATGAGCAGGTACGCCA
Above is a genomic segment from Fulvia fulva chromosome 3, complete sequence containing:
- a CDS encoding Zinc-type alcohol dehydrogenase-like protein, with product MSTDASGQTGNVPSPVPFIKPGDRVLIDGGSGGVGTFAIQFAKLAGAHVTTTCSGRNVERHLSQLKKQSESAGPFNLIIDNICNDFDLYWKMHTISKPKAKYMMVGWGPSLSCIDFIMQATFTRGFLGGGHHQLQVFAAGNKTEEHGKIATWIAEGKVKPVIDSKFLMEDAVDAFRKLKSGRAGGKIVVEVAER